TtcgaggagacggcggagcccaaagaagagggggaggggagaaggaagcAAGTTGAAGCCCAAGGCAAGCCACTTGACCCTTTACTCGTACATGCACGGAAAAAGGACGGTTCAGCAGAAATGTGTCGTCATCAGCTGTGcagagcgcacgcacgggtGTGCAGGACATGTGTGATCGCACCGAATCCTTTTTTctgtggggagagggggagggtccTCGAGAACCCAGCGGCTCATCGAAGGGTGCGCTGAAGCGCTCTCGACCATCTCGGTTCCAATCACCATAGATGGCGTTTCGcgtttcattttttttttcgttatGGAAGTGGTTCGCGCAGCACAGATAAAGCCACAgtcaccctcccccccacacacacacacctcccgTCCCTTCCATGTCTCTCTCAGATtccaaagagagagggaggttGGTAGACAGCTAACTGGTGTATTCATCTGACACTCTCTTCCTTACGTACCACGCCCTGGTGTGTTAGTGCGAGGAAGCTTACTCAGAGACGCGATCGAGATGGGGTGGTGACGGATGCCACTTGATCGCATCACGCATGGGAAGTTCTATTCCTTCTGCTCAGTCGCGGCGGTGTCCGTGGCCCTCGTGCGTTCTCGTTCCTCGGCACTTCAGCCCCACCCCTATTCCGCTCTcacgtgagcagcagcagcagcgcctcctttgTCGACACGTATGAAAAGCCCAATAATACCGTCGGTATGGAGTAGTTCTGACCTGCGCACACGGTCCTCACGCACTCAGTGAAGCATACACTCGGGAAGGGCACGAAGGAAGGAAAGATAGAGATGCGGgaacgacaaaaaaaaagacgcgACAGAGAGCACACAGCCCAACGATTGCCACATCACGCATACAAGTATCCTCGTGCAGGACACCCGaacgcacacgtacgccgTCCAGACCAATCCTCCACGGCGGGCTGTCACCCCACGTTCGCTTTCGTTTTATGTGCAAGTGTCGTCACTGATGACTGGGCTGATTCGTTCATGCCAAAATGAACCCCATGAGACGACAGCGCACCTTCGGGCTTGCCCTGCTAATTCTGCTCGTTCCACTATTCCATGTTGCTATAATATGTTGGCGAGAGTGCTCTGAAGCGTCGAaaaggacgaggacgagggcgagggagagggagcaggacgagcgcacacacacatacgcgtaCGCAACTCACCGCCACAGCGCTTCCTCGCtcacgcgcgtgctgcacacgcacaaactACAGGTCCTCCTTATCCTCGCTGTCGCCTTCGTCTGGCGTGTGGTCAGCGTGCTCGCCCACATTCGGCTTctcggctgccgcctccgccggctCTTTCGTGgcctccttcttctcctccgcctggATGAgatctctctccttctctgccaTGGCGCCGTACGTGCTCTTCACCACACCCAACACCTCCGTAATGTCGTCACCGATGATTATGTCATCGAagatgctgccgccctccaccTGCCAGACATCGATGCCGACgtactgcagcggcgccggcgccctGTACAGGTTCGGGTCCTCCTTGTAAGCCGGGTTCGGGATCTGCCTCGCTGCCCACTTGCCCTTGTAGTCGGGGTTAtggatgcggcgcggcgtccaCGCACCGCGGTAGTTCGGGTTCGGAATCTTCGGGGCCTCCCACACGCCGTCTTCCGCATCGTCCCAGTCCACCGGCTTGACAGCCTCAGAGTCGGTGATGGTGGCCGGCTCGTCGTCCCAGTGCTCCGGCTTCGTGTCAGACGGATCGTCCATCATCATGTCATCCACCCAGTCCGCCGGCTTCTCATCCGTCGGGTCAGGGATGGTCTTTGGCGGTAGCATGTCCCACTCCTCCTCAAACGACCCTTCCTGGATGTGCATGCCATCGACGTACAGCTGGTACGTATTGTTTGGCGCGATCTCGACCGTGTAGACGTGAGTGGCCTTGTCGGTCTTTGGCCTCCACAACTTCTTCCAAAGGTGGTTCGTGCCGTTGTAGCTCAAGATGAACTGCAGACGGGTGCTGGAGCCACAGGTGTCGGGGCCGAACATCAGCCAGTACGCAGACTCGCCGTGTAAGTCCTTCTGGTCCAGCTCGGAAAAGAACTTGAGGTaggtgccgccgcacgtAAGCTTTTGCTCGTTCTtgacggagaaggagacAACGATCGACTTGCCGTCGTTCGAAACTGCTTTCGGCAGCTTCTTCGAGACAGCGTAGAACTTGGCGTCCTCCATGAGCTTCAGGCCCTGCTCCTTCTCAGCATCCACGTGAATCGCACCCACCGAGAGCGCGACCTTGCCGTAGTCGCTCGTATGCTCCGACTGCACCCACCCATCCATGGTGTTGAACTCCTCGTGGAAGAAGATCTCCGCCTGGACAACG
This window of the Leishmania donovani BPK282A1 complete genome, chromosome 31 genome carries:
- a CDS encoding calreticulin, putative, giving the protein MAQRAMLAAVVGVLVLCVYVVQAEIFFHEEFNTMDGWVQSEHTSDYGKVALSVGAIHVDAEKEQGLKLMEDAKFYAVSKKLPKAVSNDGKSIVVSFSVKNEQKLTCGGTYLKFFSELDQKDLHGESAYWLMFGPDTCGSSTRLQFILSYNGTNHLWKKLWRPKTDKATHVYTVEIAPNNTYQLYVDGMHIQEGSFEEEWDMLPPKTIPDPTDEKPADWVDDMMMDDPSDTKPEHWDDEPATITDSEAVKPVDWDDAEDGVWEAPKIPNPNYRGAWTPRRIHNPDYKGKWAARQIPNPAYKEDPNLYRAPAPLQYVGIDVWQVEGGSIFDDIIIGDDITEVLGVVKSTYGAMAEKERDLIQAEEKKEATKEPAEAAAEKPNVGEHADHTPDEGDSEDKEDL